Genomic DNA from Candidatus Abyssobacteria bacterium SURF_5:
TGCAACCATTGCGATAATCCGCCGTGCGTGCGCGTGTGCCCGGTTCAGGCCACCTGGAAGCGCGAGGACGGCATCGTAATGATGGACTTCCATCGCTGTATCGGGTGCAGGTGTTGTATGGCCGCGTGCCCGTATGGATCGAGGAGCTTCAACTGGACCGATCCGCGCCCGTATATTCCCGAGGGGAGGATGAATCCGGACTTCCCGACGAGAACCAAGGGAGTTGTCGAGAAATGCAATTTCTGCGTCGAGAGGCTCGCAAAGGGACTTCAGCCGGCATGCGTCGAAAGCTGCAGCTCGGGCGTGCTCACCTTCGGAGATCTGGATGATCCCAATTCTGAGGTGAGGAAAGTCCTTGGAGAGCGTTACTCCATTCAGCGCAAACCCGAGCTTGGAACCAGGCCGAGAGTGTACTATATC
This window encodes:
- a CDS encoding 4Fe-4S dicluster domain-containing protein; the encoded protein is MMKSRRSFLKISGACLLGLGVKPVLNAFAQAERMEIAPNPNALRAGRWALVVDITKCRDDCTDCINACNRAHNIPDLGRTKEEVKWIWNESYEHAFPGVEHEFVEERVKHQPFMVLCNHCDNPPCVRVCPVQATWKREDGIVMMDFHRCIGCRCCMAACPYGSRSFNWTDPRPYIPEGRMNPDFPTRTKGVVEKCNFCVERLAKGLQPACVESCSSGVLTFGDLDDPNSEVRKVLGERYSIQRKPELGTRPRVYYIL